One genomic window of Halolamina sediminis includes the following:
- a CDS encoding PAS domain-containing protein yields MLGTTDELDDPIRVLYVNSDPAFAELVQTKLQQTSTEIDCIPADSTDEALQYLAADRIDCIVTAYSIEGSDGIELTESVRQQNDDVPILLFTGQGSEEIASEATRAGVSDYIPVRSERDNFTLLAARIRTLTKAARKRTEAEQTKRRFRRTLERATDAIYAVDTEWRIEYMNDKMAERVDRDPSAVVGETIWEEFPSIVGTELEDKYRTAMETGEPVSFEQRLEEPFDYWVEVRAFPDDDGLSVFSRDITTERERELELERSDAILENIHDVVFVLDETGNVEFANTAAKRLLAGDQSAQLTGQQLETVVGDRVSDPDVTRFSQAVESTLDEIESDGGPPGLYDADLQLDVVAGTGERTFDVRVTPFQSKQSKQVLVVARDVTEESEVKRQLERERDALEDLQAVMAESDVSAESRLQKLLEVGCQTLGLEIGIVSRIQDSDYTVEAVHAPEADIEAGDQFDLESTYCAEVVGTDSVCSFADAVSDGKETHPAYREFELASYIGVPLVVDDTRYGTVNFSSPTTRAAPFGALERTFVELVAQLVSTELSRRRDRTELERQEFLFDHVQDIADIGIWEYFPSSGELVWSDGVRQIHRVDEDFEPTLDDAIEFYHPDDREAITAAVDRAIEDGEPYDLDLRIVRPDGEVRDVQAWGEYVDDTQRGDSALRGVFQDITERKAERREHRELAKEYEALLETSGDAIFLLDVDTAGEDPSFEFARLSPGYESQTGITTEEVRGKTPRDVFGDQEGAELEANYTRCVDQGAPISYREELDIGDGAQFWETSLAPVVVDGETVRVVGIARNVTEQVERERELEATNQRLESLIEATPLTVMEIDTDGAVIRWNDEAETMFGWSREEVLGEFNPIVPDEQQEEFASHRQRVLNGERIRAKEIRRETKAGDELDLLLSVALVTDSDGETTSILAVLEDITEQKELEARLRSLQDTAQQLSGAESSDEIGAIAVDAAAEILDLDITGIWEYDDRENVLVPITETSAARDLFGEPPRFTPGDSLAWEVFESGETQIYDDVQAQGQPYNPDTEIRSEILVPLGEYGLMSTGSVSTQVFSETDVDLFRILGATVEAALARASREEELHRQNERLDQFASVVAHDLRNPLSVAMGFLEIAEETGNAEHFEKVESAHDRIQRLIEDLLTLARGETTIENPEEIDLESITTEAWGYVDTEEATLTVEDGVPTVTGDAGRLTQLFENLFRNAVEHGGADVMVTVGRLDEHNGFYVEDTGSGIPQERRDDVFKHGVTSSEGGTGFGLSIVADIAKAHGWTVSVTDGTDGGARFEFKRST; encoded by the coding sequence GTGCTCGGTACTACTGACGAACTGGACGATCCAATCCGCGTCCTCTACGTGAACTCCGATCCCGCGTTCGCGGAGTTGGTTCAAACCAAGCTCCAACAGACGAGTACCGAGATCGACTGTATACCTGCCGACAGTACCGACGAAGCACTGCAATATCTTGCTGCGGACCGGATCGACTGTATCGTAACGGCGTATTCGATCGAAGGTTCCGACGGCATCGAGCTCACAGAGTCGGTTCGCCAGCAGAACGACGATGTTCCGATACTCCTCTTTACTGGACAGGGAAGCGAGGAAATCGCGAGCGAAGCGACTCGTGCCGGCGTCTCGGACTACATCCCAGTCCGATCGGAGCGTGATAACTTCACACTGCTCGCGGCCCGAATCCGAACGCTCACGAAGGCTGCTCGTAAACGAACGGAGGCCGAGCAGACGAAACGGCGCTTCCGGCGAACGCTCGAACGCGCAACTGACGCGATTTACGCTGTCGATACCGAGTGGCGAATCGAGTATATGAACGACAAAATGGCCGAGCGAGTCGATCGTGACCCCAGCGCGGTCGTCGGAGAAACCATCTGGGAGGAGTTTCCGTCGATCGTCGGGACGGAACTCGAAGACAAGTATCGAACGGCGATGGAGACTGGTGAGCCGGTATCGTTCGAACAGCGTCTGGAAGAGCCGTTCGACTACTGGGTCGAAGTGCGAGCGTTCCCGGATGACGACGGGCTGAGCGTCTTTTCACGCGACATTACTACCGAGCGAGAACGGGAACTGGAGCTAGAGCGCAGTGACGCGATTCTGGAGAACATCCACGACGTCGTGTTCGTCCTCGACGAGACGGGGAACGTCGAGTTCGCGAATACGGCCGCGAAGCGGTTGCTCGCAGGGGATCAGTCGGCCCAACTCACAGGACAACAGCTCGAAACGGTCGTCGGTGACCGCGTTAGCGATCCCGATGTAACACGATTCTCCCAAGCAGTCGAATCGACGCTCGACGAGATCGAGAGCGATGGCGGGCCCCCCGGGTTGTACGATGCAGACCTCCAACTCGACGTCGTGGCCGGGACCGGCGAGCGGACGTTCGACGTCCGAGTAACCCCGTTCCAGAGTAAACAGAGCAAGCAGGTGCTCGTTGTCGCTCGAGACGTCACCGAAGAGAGCGAGGTGAAGCGGCAACTGGAACGAGAGCGGGACGCACTCGAGGACCTCCAAGCCGTCATGGCAGAAAGCGACGTCTCGGCCGAATCACGCCTCCAGAAGCTACTGGAAGTCGGCTGTCAGACGCTCGGACTCGAAATCGGCATCGTCTCGCGAATCCAGGACAGCGACTACACGGTCGAAGCAGTTCACGCACCGGAGGCCGACATCGAAGCTGGCGATCAGTTCGACCTCGAATCGACGTACTGTGCGGAAGTCGTCGGTACGGATTCGGTCTGTTCGTTCGCAGACGCCGTTAGCGACGGAAAAGAGACGCATCCTGCCTACCGTGAGTTCGAGTTAGCGTCGTACATCGGCGTGCCACTCGTCGTCGACGACACTCGCTACGGAACAGTCAATTTCTCGAGTCCAACGACGCGGGCCGCACCGTTCGGAGCGCTCGAACGAACGTTCGTCGAGCTGGTAGCACAACTCGTGAGTACCGAACTCTCGCGTCGTCGTGACCGTACCGAACTCGAACGTCAGGAGTTCCTGTTCGACCACGTCCAGGATATCGCAGACATCGGAATCTGGGAATACTTCCCATCGAGTGGCGAACTCGTCTGGTCTGACGGGGTCCGTCAGATTCACCGTGTCGACGAGGACTTCGAGCCAACGCTCGACGACGCGATCGAGTTCTACCACCCCGACGACAGAGAGGCGATTACCGCAGCAGTCGACCGAGCGATCGAAGACGGGGAACCGTACGACCTCGACCTCCGAATCGTTCGGCCCGACGGGGAGGTGCGTGACGTCCAGGCTTGGGGAGAATACGTCGACGACACACAGCGCGGTGACTCAGCACTTCGGGGTGTTTTTCAGGATATAACGGAGCGAAAAGCGGAACGCCGTGAGCACCGAGAGCTCGCGAAGGAATACGAAGCGTTGCTCGAAACGTCCGGGGACGCGATATTCTTGCTTGACGTCGATACCGCTGGTGAGGACCCGTCGTTCGAGTTCGCCAGACTCAGCCCCGGCTACGAGTCACAGACCGGAATTACGACCGAGGAAGTTCGCGGCAAGACGCCACGAGACGTGTTCGGCGACCAGGAGGGTGCTGAACTCGAGGCTAATTACACTCGCTGCGTCGATCAGGGTGCCCCGATCTCGTACCGCGAAGAGCTCGACATCGGTGACGGTGCGCAGTTCTGGGAGACCAGCCTCGCACCGGTCGTCGTCGATGGCGAGACCGTTCGCGTCGTGGGCATCGCCAGAAACGTCACCGAGCAGGTCGAACGGGAGCGCGAACTCGAAGCGACGAACCAGCGACTGGAGTCACTCATCGAGGCCACACCACTCACCGTCATGGAGATCGACACCGACGGGGCCGTCATCCGCTGGAACGACGAGGCTGAAACCATGTTCGGCTGGTCGCGCGAAGAAGTGCTTGGGGAGTTCAATCCGATAGTCCCGGACGAGCAGCAAGAAGAGTTCGCCTCACACCGCCAGCGCGTCCTGAACGGCGAGCGAATCCGAGCGAAGGAGATACGGCGAGAGACGAAGGCCGGGGACGAACTGGACCTGCTCTTGTCGGTCGCGCTGGTTACAGATTCAGACGGAGAAACCACGAGCATCCTCGCCGTCTTGGAGGACATCACCGAACAGAAAGAGCTGGAAGCTCGCCTCCGTTCGCTTCAGGACACCGCACAGCAGCTTAGCGGCGCTGAATCGAGCGACGAGATCGGAGCAATCGCCGTCGATGCCGCGGCCGAGATACTCGACCTCGATATCACCGGCATTTGGGAGTACGACGACCGGGAGAACGTGCTCGTCCCGATCACGGAAACGTCCGCAGCACGAGACCTGTTTGGTGAGCCTCCCCGGTTCACTCCGGGAGACAGTCTCGCTTGGGAGGTGTTCGAGTCCGGAGAAACCCAGATATATGATGATGTCCAAGCCCAGGGTCAACCCTACAATCCGGACACAGAGATACGGAGTGAGATTCTCGTCCCACTGGGTGAGTATGGACTCATGTCGACGGGGTCAGTTTCCACGCAGGTCTTTTCCGAGACGGACGTCGACCTGTTCCGGATCCTCGGCGCGACTGTCGAGGCAGCACTCGCACGAGCGAGCAGGGAGGAAGAACTACACCGACAGAACGAACGACTCGACCAGTTCGCGAGCGTCGTTGCCCACGACCTTCGGAACCCGCTCTCCGTCGCAATGGGGTTCCTCGAAATCGCAGAGGAGACGGGGAACGCGGAGCACTTTGAAAAAGTCGAGTCCGCACACGACCGAATACAACGACTCATCGAGGACCTCCTGACGCTGGCACGTGGGGAGACGACGATCGAGAATCCAGAAGAGATCGACCTCGAGAGTATTACGACGGAGGCGTGGGGATACGTCGACACTGAGGAGGCAACGCTTACAGTCGAAGATGGAGTTCCGACGGTCACTGGCGATGCAGGGCGCCTGACCCAACTCTTCGAGAATCTGTTCCGGAACGCAGTCGAACACGGGGGTGCTGACGTCATGGTGACTGTGGGTCGACTAGATGAGCACAACGGGTTCTACGTCGAGGATACCGGCAGCGGGATTCCCCAAGAGAGGCGAGACGACGTGTTCAAACACGGTGTCACCTCCAGTGAAGGGGGAACCGGGTTCGGGCTCTCGATCGTGGCCGATATCGCGAAGGCACACGGCTGGACGGTTTCGGTGACGGACGGAACCGATGGCGGGGCGCGCTTCGAGTTCAAGCGATCGACGTAG
- a CDS encoding DUF7120 family protein, which yields MAQIEVDLPDRITGELDRLVESGEFLNRERAVEDLLQRGVSAYDIEEEPTEELDSDLFTQTVEDQQDPAMQEGSNEDEPTF from the coding sequence ATGGCCCAGATCGAAGTCGACCTGCCCGACCGTATCACCGGCGAACTCGACCGACTCGTCGAATCCGGCGAGTTCCTGAACCGTGAGCGTGCCGTCGAGGACTTGCTCCAGCGCGGCGTCTCCGCCTACGACATCGAGGAGGAGCCCACCGAGGAACTGGACAGCGACCTGTTCACCCAGACCGTCGAGGACCAGCAGGACCCCGCGATGCAGGAGGGAAGCAACGAGGACGAACCGACGTTCTGA
- a CDS encoding alpha/beta hydrolase, giving the protein MQADEIDPQAKAALDRQRFSLPHSRLGLKLLRPVARLAAKYGNRNPPAVGSVTDLTIPGPDGELRARRYRPADTGDGPTVVFFHGGGYVFGGLETHDVLCRRLARESGCAVLSVAYRLAPENPFPAAVEDAYAATEWAASNPGSLGGAEGLAVAGDSAGGTLAAIVALMAAERGGPDLAHQALIYPATGAEEEQESVRQNAGIVLNEGDLRFFEKCYYGSEIHQRNPYADPARADDLSGVAPATVVTAGFDPLRDAGKRYAEQLLADGVDVRYENYPAQVHGFATMEIDAAETVASRVGRDLSDALRG; this is encoded by the coding sequence GTGCAGGCAGACGAGATCGACCCGCAGGCGAAGGCGGCACTCGACAGGCAGCGATTCTCGCTTCCACACAGCCGGCTCGGGCTGAAGCTGCTCCGTCCCGTCGCCCGGCTAGCGGCGAAGTACGGGAACCGGAACCCCCCGGCGGTCGGCAGCGTCACCGACCTCACGATCCCCGGCCCAGACGGGGAGCTCAGGGCCCGCCGATACCGGCCGGCCGACACGGGCGACGGTCCGACGGTCGTGTTCTTCCACGGTGGGGGCTACGTCTTCGGTGGCCTGGAGACCCACGACGTCCTCTGCCGGCGGCTGGCCCGCGAGAGCGGCTGTGCGGTGCTCTCGGTCGCCTACCGGCTCGCGCCGGAAAATCCGTTCCCCGCGGCCGTCGAAGACGCGTACGCGGCGACGGAGTGGGCCGCATCCAACCCCGGCTCCCTCGGTGGCGCCGAGGGGCTCGCGGTCGCGGGCGACAGCGCGGGCGGGACGCTCGCGGCCATCGTCGCGCTGATGGCCGCCGAACGCGGCGGGCCAGACCTGGCCCATCAGGCGCTTATCTACCCGGCGACCGGCGCCGAAGAGGAACAGGAGTCGGTCCGACAGAACGCGGGAATCGTGCTGAACGAAGGGGACCTGCGTTTCTTCGAAAAGTGCTACTACGGCAGCGAGATCCACCAGCGCAACCCCTACGCCGACCCCGCACGGGCTGACGACCTCTCGGGCGTCGCGCCCGCGACGGTAGTCACCGCGGGGTTCGACCCGCTTCGGGACGCCGGCAAGAGGTACGCTGAACAGCTGCTGGCCGACGGCGTCGACGTCCGCTACGAGAACTACCCTGCACAGGTCCACGGGTTCGCGACGATGGAGATCGACGCCGCCGAGACGGTCGCCTCGCGCGTCGGGCGGGATCTCAGCGACGCGCTTCGGGGGTAG